The following are encoded in a window of Paludisphaera rhizosphaerae genomic DNA:
- a CDS encoding cupin domain-containing protein — protein sequence MVATTTREKTADEVSELTRDGQYFEYSRAADPIGAGIIPPIPFADFPASLHEQGPTGIIPLDLSEKLGQPGPATSPSLLASFMHILPGESIRVRPNASSQLYYVMRGRGRTDFGAKVFPWSTGDFVTLPAGDDAVHFADEDAALYWVHDEPMVRYLGAKVETPTFRPTLYPAAEARAELARAEADPHAKNRNRVSVLLANKSCPLTRTVTPTLWAMFGILPVAAVQAPHRHQSVALDLILDAKPGCYTLVGQELGADGRIVDPIRVDWHSASAFVTPPGLWHSHYNESGVPAYLLPIQDAGLQTYLRTLDIQFGRNV from the coding sequence ATGGTGGCCACGACGACTCGCGAGAAGACGGCCGACGAGGTGAGCGAACTGACGCGCGACGGCCAGTACTTCGAGTACAGCCGCGCCGCCGACCCCATTGGCGCGGGGATCATTCCGCCGATCCCGTTCGCCGACTTCCCCGCCTCGCTGCACGAACAGGGACCGACGGGAATCATCCCGCTCGACCTAAGCGAGAAGCTCGGCCAGCCCGGGCCGGCGACGAGCCCGAGCCTGCTCGCCAGCTTCATGCACATCCTGCCGGGCGAGTCGATCCGCGTTCGGCCGAATGCGTCGTCACAGCTTTACTACGTGATGCGTGGGCGGGGGCGGACCGATTTCGGCGCCAAAGTCTTCCCGTGGAGCACCGGCGATTTCGTCACGCTCCCGGCCGGCGACGACGCGGTCCACTTCGCCGACGAGGACGCCGCGCTGTACTGGGTCCACGACGAGCCGATGGTTCGCTACCTGGGCGCGAAGGTGGAGACCCCCACGTTCCGCCCCACCCTCTACCCCGCCGCGGAGGCCAGGGCCGAACTCGCCAGGGCCGAGGCCGACCCCCACGCCAAGAACCGCAACCGCGTCAGCGTGCTGCTGGCGAACAAATCGTGCCCGCTGACCCGGACCGTCACGCCGACGCTCTGGGCGATGTTCGGCATCCTCCCGGTGGCCGCCGTGCAGGCCCCGCACCGGCACCAGTCGGTGGCGCTCGACCTGATCCTCGACGCCAAGCCCGGCTGCTACACCCTCGTCGGCCAGGAACTCGGCGCCGACGGCCGAATCGTCGACCCAATCCGCGTGGACTGGCATTCGGCCTCGGCCTTCGTCACCCCTCCCGGCCTCTGGCACTCCCACTACAACGAGTCCGGCGTCCCCGCCTACCTCCTCCCCATCCAGGACGCCGGCTTGCAGACGTATCTGCGGACGCTGGACATCCAGTTCGGGAGGAATGTGTAA
- a CDS encoding DUF1559 family PulG-like putative transporter, with protein MSILPNDAPEFGAADSKKAPTPRRRHSLVDYLWLLALLVVLIAILLPSLRLGSPTMVRRSQCMGNLREIARALNAYVMEHGALPPAYTVDADGRPLHSWRTLILPYLGQGSLYESIDLAKPWNDPANARAFETPLQVYQCPNLAGWLSNKTIYRASVGPHAFLRPAEPRPLATITDDKATTLAVIEVDHESAVPWMSPEDADEAIIEGLGADSKLVHPGGLHLTTADRSVIFASPELRPDLRRALITVDGGEAVSRDLLIR; from the coding sequence ATGTCCATCCTCCCCAACGACGCCCCCGAATTCGGCGCGGCCGATTCGAAGAAGGCTCCGACGCCGCGGCGTCGACACAGCCTCGTCGACTACTTATGGCTGCTGGCTCTGCTCGTCGTCCTGATCGCCATTCTGTTGCCGTCCCTGCGGCTCGGCAGCCCCACGATGGTTCGGCGATCGCAGTGCATGGGCAACTTGCGAGAAATCGCCAGGGCCCTGAACGCCTACGTGATGGAACACGGAGCCTTGCCGCCGGCCTACACGGTCGATGCGGACGGCCGTCCGTTGCATAGCTGGCGCACGCTCATCCTCCCCTATCTCGGCCAGGGATCTCTCTATGAGTCGATCGACCTCGCGAAGCCCTGGAACGACCCGGCCAACGCCAGGGCGTTCGAGACGCCGCTGCAGGTCTACCAATGCCCGAATCTGGCCGGATGGCTCTCGAACAAGACCATCTACCGGGCGAGCGTCGGCCCTCACGCCTTCTTGCGTCCCGCCGAGCCGCGACCACTCGCTACGATCACCGACGACAAGGCGACGACCCTCGCCGTCATCGAAGTCGACCACGAAAGCGCCGTCCCCTGGATGTCGCCCGAGGACGCCGACGAAGCCATCATCGAGGGCCTCGGGGCCGACTCGAAACTCGTGCACCCCGGCGGCCTGCACCTGACGACGGCCGACCGTTCCGTCATCTTCGCGTCTCCAGAACTCCGGCCCGATCTCCGCCGGGCTTTGATCACCGTCGACGGCGGCGAGGCCGTCTCACGCGACCTGCTCATCCGGTGA
- a CDS encoding DUF1559 family PulG-like putative transporter, producing MSTLSGYDPDFPEVPNESSGSGCRGLVVRFLFIVCALVLLSALLLPAYRSARWNAKRAQCLSNMKQIMLALNNYAEDQGSLPPAYSVDANGRPLHSWRTLILPYLEHRELYDSIDLKKPWNDPANAKAFETVASVYDCPCIIVDPAYSCPELRGKSWNKTVYRASVGPHAFLRPTEPRPLATITDDPAWTLSVIEVDQANAVPWMAPEDADAAMILRPGADLKLQHPGGVNAAFADGSAVFLKTTVAPEVRRAMISVDGGEAVSREQVIK from the coding sequence ATGTCCACCCTCTCCGGCTACGACCCCGATTTCCCCGAGGTTCCCAACGAGTCCTCGGGCTCGGGCTGCCGCGGGTTGGTCGTCCGGTTTCTCTTCATCGTCTGCGCCCTCGTGCTTCTGTCCGCGCTCTTGCTGCCGGCCTACCGCTCGGCGCGGTGGAACGCGAAGCGGGCGCAATGCCTCAGCAACATGAAGCAGATCATGCTGGCCCTGAACAACTACGCCGAGGACCAGGGCTCTCTGCCGCCCGCCTACTCGGTCGACGCGAACGGCCGACCGCTGCACAGTTGGCGGACGCTCATCCTCCCCTATCTGGAACACCGCGAACTTTACGACTCGATCGATCTCAAGAAGCCCTGGAACGATCCGGCCAATGCGAAGGCATTCGAGACAGTAGCCAGCGTTTACGACTGCCCGTGCATCATCGTCGATCCTGCGTATAGCTGCCCGGAGCTGCGCGGCAAGTCGTGGAACAAGACGGTCTACCGAGCGAGCGTAGGCCCGCACGCCTTCCTTCGGCCCACGGAACCGCGACCGCTCGCGACGATCACCGACGATCCGGCCTGGACGCTCTCGGTGATCGAGGTCGACCAGGCGAACGCCGTCCCCTGGATGGCCCCGGAGGACGCCGACGCGGCGATGATCCTGCGGCCTGGGGCGGACTTGAAACTCCAACATCCCGGCGGCGTCAACGCCGCTTTCGCCGACGGTTCCGCCGTGTTCCTCAAGACGACCGTCGCGCCCGAAGTCCGCCGGGCCATGATCTCGGTCGACGGCGGCGAGGCCGTCTCGCGCGAGCAGGTCATCAAGTAA
- a CDS encoding DUF1559 domain-containing protein, with amino-acid sequence MSTFPGDDPDLQEIPKKAAGSGRGRHIAALVGAAVAITLIGFLLPAVSAAREAARRSQCVCNLKQIMLALVNYADSEGALPPAYTVDANGRRLHSWRTLILPYLEQRSLYESIDLSKPWDDPANAKAFATPVMVYSCPSTTAPPTNATVYRASVGPRAYLLPTEPRPISTITDGTASTLAIVEVAFENAIPWMSPEDADEAMILRPEPDSTLQHVGGLNAGIADGSIRFLKATIRPEVRRALISVDGGETIRPIDGVDTIKPVDDGQMLKPEEW; translated from the coding sequence ATGTCCACCTTCCCCGGCGACGATCCCGACCTCCAAGAAATCCCCAAGAAGGCCGCCGGATCAGGCCGAGGCCGCCACATTGCGGCTCTCGTGGGAGCGGCCGTCGCGATCACGCTGATCGGGTTCTTGCTGCCGGCCGTGAGCGCGGCGCGTGAGGCGGCGAGACGCTCGCAATGCGTTTGCAACCTCAAGCAGATCATGCTGGCCCTGGTGAACTACGCGGACTCCGAGGGAGCGCTGCCGCCGGCCTACACGGTGGACGCGAACGGCCGGCGGCTGCATAGCTGGCGAACGCTCATCCTGCCCTACCTCGAACAGCGCAGCCTTTACGAATCGATCGACCTCTCGAAACCCTGGGACGACCCGGCCAACGCCAAGGCGTTCGCGACGCCGGTGATGGTCTACTCGTGCCCCAGCACGACAGCTCCGCCGACGAACGCCACGGTCTACCGGGCGAGCGTCGGCCCGCGCGCCTACCTGCTGCCCACGGAACCGCGACCGATCTCGACCATCACCGACGGAACCGCGTCGACGCTCGCGATCGTCGAGGTCGCTTTCGAGAACGCCATCCCCTGGATGTCTCCCGAGGACGCCGACGAGGCCATGATCCTACGGCCTGAGCCGGACTCGACTCTCCAGCACGTCGGCGGTCTGAACGCCGGGATCGCCGACGGCAGCATCCGGTTCCTCAAGGCGACGATCAGGCCCGAAGTCCGCCGAGCCCTCATCTCGGTCGACGGCGGTGAGACGATCCGGCCGATCGACGGCGTCGACACGATCAAGCCCGTCGACGACGGCCAGATGCTCAAGCCCGAAGAGTGGTGA
- a CDS encoding DUF1559 family PulG-like putative transporter, translating to MTLPSSNDPEFRDPAKAKSASRGRSCLIQALLTTAILALLVALMLPAVRTAGEAAKRSQCVNNLKQIMLALHNYADVYGALPPAYTVDADGRRLHSWRTLILPFLEQNDLYQAIDLAKPWDDPSNSKAFATPIHPYWCPSADDPPTTSTVYRASVGPHAFLRTTEPRPFATISDGTAATLAVVEVAPEDAVPWMSPEDADEPLILKLEPDSKLQHSGGVNIGFADGSVRFLKATIPPAVRRALITVDGGEAVSSDQY from the coding sequence GTGACTCTCCCTTCCAGCAACGATCCTGAGTTCCGCGACCCCGCAAAGGCGAAATCCGCCTCGCGCGGTCGATCCTGCCTGATTCAGGCCCTCCTGACCACGGCGATCCTGGCGTTGTTGGTCGCGCTCATGCTGCCGGCCGTCCGAACAGCGGGCGAGGCGGCGAAGCGTTCCCAGTGCGTCAACAACCTGAAGCAGATCATGCTGGCCCTGCACAACTACGCCGATGTCTACGGGGCCCTGCCACCGGCCTATACGGTGGACGCCGACGGCCGACGGCTGCATAGCTGGCGCACGCTCATCCTGCCGTTCCTCGAGCAGAACGACCTGTACCAGGCGATCGACCTGGCGAAGCCCTGGGATGATCCGTCCAACTCGAAGGCGTTCGCGACGCCCATTCACCCCTACTGGTGCCCCAGCGCGGACGATCCGCCGACGACCAGCACGGTCTACCGAGCAAGCGTCGGCCCGCACGCTTTCCTGCGCACCACCGAGCCGCGACCGTTCGCGACGATCTCTGACGGAACCGCGGCCACGCTCGCCGTCGTCGAGGTCGCCCCCGAAGACGCCGTCCCCTGGATGAGTCCGGAGGACGCCGACGAGCCTCTCATCCTGAAGCTCGAGCCCGACTCGAAGCTCCAGCATTCCGGCGGCGTGAACATCGGCTTCGCCGACGGCAGCGTCCGATTTCTCAAAGCGACCATCCCGCCCGCCGTCCGCCGGGCCCTGATCACCGTCGACGGCGGCGAGGCCGTGAGTTCCGATCAGTACTGA
- a CDS encoding DUF1559 family PulG-like putative transporter: protein MPLPHNDETMFRHEDQISRGPRRGVRQFGALAGLAVALLAIALLTSAFVAQGLESAQRARCAHNLMQIMLALENYSQRHGALPPAYTVDANGRRLHSWRALILDALDSSNAYNSIDFSKPWDDPVNAQAFAEPLSVFHCPNLTDLPVNRTVYRAIVGPRNFLLPTDPRPLATITDDRGTTLAVVEVAAEDAVHWMAPEDADEAMVLKLGGHAKLPHADGFIVSSADAGIHFLKATTNAELRQALISVDGGEIVDSNPYERSYDFRIRLDKRPRR from the coding sequence GTGCCCCTCCCTCACAACGACGAAACCATGTTCCGCCACGAAGATCAGATATCACGGGGCCCGCGCCGAGGTGTCCGGCAGTTCGGAGCCCTCGCGGGACTTGCTGTCGCTCTGCTGGCGATCGCGCTCCTTACGTCGGCGTTCGTCGCCCAGGGACTCGAATCCGCGCAACGCGCCCGCTGCGCCCACAACCTGATGCAGATCATGCTGGCCTTGGAGAACTATTCCCAGAGGCATGGGGCACTTCCTCCGGCGTACACCGTAGACGCAAACGGCCGCCGACTCCATAGTTGGCGCGCACTTATCCTGGACGCACTCGACTCCAGCAACGCCTACAACTCGATCGATTTCTCGAAACCCTGGGACGACCCGGTGAACGCTCAAGCGTTCGCGGAGCCGTTGAGCGTCTTTCATTGCCCGAATCTGACCGACTTGCCCGTGAATCGGACCGTCTACCGGGCAATAGTCGGCCCGCGCAACTTCCTACTCCCCACCGACCCACGGCCGCTCGCAACGATCACCGACGACAGAGGGACGACCCTGGCGGTCGTCGAGGTCGCCGCGGAGGACGCGGTCCACTGGATGGCACCCGAGGACGCCGACGAAGCGATGGTCTTGAAGCTCGGAGGCCACGCGAAACTCCCGCATGCGGACGGCTTTATCGTCAGTTCGGCCGACGCCGGCATCCATTTCCTCAAGGCGACGACGAATGCCGAGCTTCGCCAAGCTCTGATCTCGGTCGACGGCGGCGAGATCGTCGACTCGAATCCGTATGAACGATCGTACGACTTTCGAATTCGACTCGATAAGAGACCCAGACGATGA
- a CDS encoding DUF1559 family PulG-like putative transporter has translation MTLPTGDDPEFRDVAKAKPAPRRRFLLSEALLAIAILGVLIGLLLPASRSSGEASKRAQCQNNLRNIMLGLNGYAEAHGGVLPPAYTVAPDGRRLHSWRTLILPYLDLADIYQTIDLSKPWNDPVNAKAFETTLAIYRCPSAYDRRSNRTVFRASVGPHAFLRPTEPRTIATITDGQASTLAVVEVSPEEAMPWMSPEDADEAMIEGLGSGSKLQHPGGLNVGFANSSVRFLKAPLTQEIRRALITVDGGKAVSSDQY, from the coding sequence ATGACCCTCCCCACCGGCGACGATCCCGAGTTCCGCGACGTCGCGAAGGCGAAGCCTGCCCCTCGGCGACGCTTTCTCCTCAGCGAGGCCCTCCTCGCGATCGCCATCCTGGGAGTGTTGATCGGGCTTTTACTGCCGGCATCCCGCTCCTCGGGAGAAGCGTCGAAACGCGCGCAGTGCCAGAACAATTTAAGGAACATCATGCTGGGCCTGAACGGCTACGCCGAGGCCCACGGCGGCGTCCTTCCGCCTGCGTACACCGTCGCTCCTGACGGGCGTCGCCTCCACAGTTGGCGGACGCTCATCCTGCCGTATCTTGATTTGGCCGACATTTATCAGACCATCGACCTCTCGAAGCCGTGGAACGACCCGGTTAACGCCAAGGCGTTCGAAACCACCCTGGCTATCTATCGCTGCCCATCCGCCTACGATCGGCGATCGAACAGGACGGTCTTTCGCGCGAGCGTCGGCCCGCACGCCTTCTTGCGGCCGACCGAGCCGCGCACCATCGCCACGATCACGGACGGTCAGGCGTCGACCCTCGCCGTGGTCGAGGTCAGCCCCGAGGAAGCGATGCCCTGGATGTCCCCGGAGGACGCCGACGAGGCCATGATCGAGGGCCTGGGCTCGGGTTCGAAGCTCCAGCATCCCGGCGGGCTGAACGTCGGATTCGCCAACAGTAGCGTCCGGTTCCTGAAGGCCCCTCTTACGCAAGAAATCCGCCGGGCTTTGATCACAGTCGACGGCGGCAAGGCCGTGAGTTCCGATCAGTATTGA
- a CDS encoding DUF1559 family PulG-like putative transporter produces MSILPADDPEFRDLAKKPGEIWAGRVVKISMAGFALLFTAALALLLLAAILLPTIRSAEPIRRAQCAGNLRQIMVALQSYANDYGALPPACSVDAQGQILHSWRTLILPYLGEEDLYRSIDLSKSWKDPANQKARESAVAVYQCPVHGVGEGWTTSYLACVGPHAFLLPTEPRPLATITDPPDSTLAVIECMPHESVRHLELPWTWMAPDDAKEGIVIGLGPNTKARRRGTLNAAFVDGNVRSLKAPIEPSFHTALRSVDGGETIKPEEW; encoded by the coding sequence ATGTCCATCCTCCCCGCCGACGACCCCGAATTCCGCGACCTCGCCAAGAAGCCAGGCGAGATCTGGGCCGGCAGGGTCGTCAAGATCTCCATGGCGGGCTTTGCCTTGCTCTTCACGGCGGCACTCGCCCTGCTATTGCTGGCGGCGATCCTCTTGCCGACGATCCGATCGGCGGAGCCCATCCGACGCGCCCAATGCGCCGGTAATCTGAGACAGATCATGGTTGCGCTGCAGTCCTACGCCAACGATTACGGTGCTTTGCCGCCGGCTTGCTCGGTCGACGCCCAGGGCCAGATCTTGCATAGTTGGCGAACGCTGATTCTTCCCTACCTGGGCGAGGAGGATCTGTATCGGTCGATCGACCTCTCGAAGTCCTGGAAGGACCCGGCGAACCAGAAGGCTCGGGAATCGGCGGTCGCCGTCTACCAGTGTCCGGTGCATGGCGTCGGAGAGGGCTGGACGACGAGCTACCTGGCGTGCGTCGGGCCCCACGCGTTCTTGTTGCCCACCGAACCCCGCCCCCTGGCGACAATCACCGATCCCCCGGATTCGACTCTTGCGGTGATCGAGTGCATGCCGCATGAAAGCGTCCGACATCTCGAACTTCCCTGGACCTGGATGGCCCCGGACGATGCCAAGGAGGGAATCGTCATCGGCCTTGGTCCGAACACGAAAGCCCGGCGCCGGGGCACGCTCAATGCAGCCTTCGTCGATGGGAATGTAAGGTCCCTCAAAGCGCCGATCGAGCCTTCGTTCCACACGGCCCTGCGATCGGTCGACGGCGGCGAGACGATCAAGCCCGAGGAGTGGTAA
- a CDS encoding DUF2306 domain-containing protein encodes MSLATFHPSEVVTRGRVLGVLAVALVLKIVAVTIGNYRSYVPPDFSTGFLEGREAYFWGAYRWAFYTHIVAGPITLLLGLWLVNDRFRMRFPKWHRRIGWTQVALILLLTTPSGLWMAWYAAAGPVAAVGLAGLAFATAATAALGVRAATRRRCIQHRRWMWRCYLLLCSAVVLRVLGGLGTVLGPVGPWYDPLATWLSWLAPLAAFEIRERLREFRARSASGIVTTPRA; translated from the coding sequence TTGAGTCTGGCGACGTTCCACCCGAGCGAGGTCGTCACCCGAGGGCGCGTGCTTGGCGTGCTTGCGGTCGCGCTGGTGTTGAAAATCGTCGCGGTGACGATCGGGAACTATCGCAGCTACGTCCCGCCCGATTTCTCGACGGGCTTCCTGGAAGGGCGCGAGGCTTACTTCTGGGGCGCGTATCGCTGGGCTTTCTACACCCACATCGTCGCGGGGCCGATCACGCTGCTGCTGGGCCTGTGGCTGGTGAACGACCGGTTTCGGATGCGTTTCCCGAAATGGCATCGGCGGATCGGTTGGACCCAGGTGGCCTTGATCCTGCTGCTGACGACGCCGAGCGGCCTCTGGATGGCCTGGTACGCGGCGGCGGGCCCGGTCGCGGCGGTGGGACTCGCGGGGTTGGCGTTCGCGACGGCCGCGACCGCGGCGCTCGGCGTGAGGGCCGCGACGCGAAGGCGATGCATCCAGCATCGCCGATGGATGTGGCGCTGCTATCTGCTCCTCTGCTCGGCCGTCGTGCTGCGAGTCCTCGGCGGCCTGGGGACCGTCCTGGGCCCCGTCGGCCCGTGGTACGACCCGCTCGCGACCTGGCTGAGCTGGCTCGCCCCGCTGGCGGCGTTCGAGATCCGCGAGCGACTGCGGGAGTTTCGGGCGAGGTCGGCGTCTGGAATTGTTACCACTCCTCGGGCTTGA
- a CDS encoding BON domain-containing protein codes for MFRTLAALLIVACASSAQAQGILNRAGEALDNAGRTIRQGVENAVNRTEVAVQERDLAASVVHRVRSDKRLTSSTIQMEVRPDGSVVLRGSVIDAAARKTAVELVENTIGVTTVVDELALMKDVKVIEAKPTTTIIETKPPGTVIERTPAPKVITSKPVAPAQPPVVIEPPATVKP; via the coding sequence ATGTTCCGCACGCTCGCCGCCTTGCTCATCGTCGCCTGCGCCTCGTCCGCCCAGGCCCAGGGGATTCTCAACCGCGCCGGGGAGGCGCTCGACAACGCGGGGAGGACCATCCGACAGGGGGTGGAGAACGCCGTCAACCGGACCGAGGTCGCCGTTCAGGAACGGGACCTGGCCGCGTCTGTGGTCCATCGCGTTCGCAGCGACAAGCGACTGACTTCCTCGACGATCCAAATGGAAGTCCGGCCTGATGGCTCGGTCGTGCTCCGCGGTTCAGTGATCGACGCCGCAGCCCGGAAGACGGCCGTCGAGTTGGTTGAGAACACGATCGGCGTCACCACCGTCGTCGACGAACTGGCCCTGATGAAGGACGTGAAGGTCATCGAGGCCAAGCCGACCACCACGATCATCGAAACCAAACCGCCCGGAACCGTCATCGAGAGAACGCCGGCGCCGAAGGTCATCACCTCCAAGCCCGTCGCCCCGGCCCAGCCGCCGGTCGTCATCGAGCCGCCGGCCACCGTCAAGCCGTGA
- a CDS encoding metallophosphoesterase family protein, translating to MRILVVSDVHGNRAALEAIDEPHDVCFCLGDLVDYGPEPAACIRWAMTHADYSVRGNHDHGVAQEVPVRGEVGFRYLTRATRPDQWDALDAEERKYLLQLPVTQRVTLGDRRFLLVHATPRDPLDEYLLRDEAAWARRLESVDADIICVGHTHMQFKLKVGDKLVVNPGSVGLPRDGDPRAAYAVIEDGRVELKRIPYPVEETVAAIQASPWPDRARTMLTHVVRTGRLPQPSDPSADEED from the coding sequence ATGAGGATCCTCGTCGTCTCCGACGTCCACGGCAATCGTGCGGCCCTCGAAGCGATCGACGAGCCGCACGACGTCTGCTTCTGCCTGGGGGACCTGGTCGATTACGGGCCAGAGCCGGCGGCGTGCATCCGTTGGGCGATGACCCATGCGGATTACTCGGTCCGGGGGAACCACGACCACGGCGTCGCCCAGGAGGTGCCGGTCCGCGGCGAGGTCGGGTTCCGCTATCTGACCCGCGCCACCCGCCCCGACCAGTGGGACGCCCTCGACGCCGAGGAGCGGAAGTATCTGCTGCAACTCCCCGTCACTCAGCGGGTGACCCTGGGCGACCGGCGATTCCTGCTGGTCCACGCCACGCCCCGAGACCCCCTGGACGAGTACCTCCTGCGCGACGAGGCCGCGTGGGCCCGTCGGCTGGAGTCCGTCGACGCCGATATCATCTGCGTGGGCCACACCCACATGCAGTTCAAGTTGAAGGTCGGCGACAAGCTGGTGGTGAATCCGGGGAGCGTCGGCCTCCCTCGCGACGGCGACCCCCGCGCCGCCTACGCGGTGATCGAGGACGGCCGCGTCGAGTTGAAGCGCATCCCCTACCCGGTCGAGGAAACCGTCGCCGCGATTCAGGCCTCCCCCTGGCCCGACCGCGCCAGGACCATGCTCACCCACGTCGTCCGAACCGGACGCCTCCCCCAGCCCTCCGATCCCTCCGCCGACGAGGAAGATTGA
- the asnB gene encoding asparagine synthase (glutamine-hydrolyzing) — protein MSYAEPAGATARRDAGEGAGGGMCGIAGFVNGGGREADRSTIEAMTASLAHRGPDGDGVHVAGPVALGHRRLSIIDVEGGAQPLPNEDDSIWIVYNGELYNEPDLKPGLEAKGHRYRTRCDTETFVHLYEEEGEAFVERLNGMYALAIWDGPRRRLVLARDRMGQKPLYYAELPGGGLAFGSEPKALLKHPEVSRELDRDGLARYLFYEYVPAPYSIWRGAKKLPRGHVLVWEEGRVRVSRFFPRAGDPRDPSPPSFEEAASRFWGSFRDSVARHRRSDVPLGVFLSGGVDSSSVAAALCEVEPAANVHTFSIGFEDPSFDESGPAREVAKFLGTDHHERVFSIEQMMDLLPQVAGWLDEPFGDASILPTHLLSRFAREHVTVALGGDGADELIAGYPTFKAERAARVFRSLPRPARALAEAAVGRLPVDHRNFSFDFKLKQFLRGAAEAPALAHQRWLGSYSGPELGRLLIDGPLDVEAEHQALADRIAAEIPGDPLGLSLELYQETYLPEDILTKVDRASMACSLEVRAPFLDADLVDEIRSLPSSYKYGKGTTKRLLKRAAVGRVPDSILRRSKKGFGIPVARWLRGPLTPLVDRLLNPDRIRAQGLFRPEEVARRVAEHRDGSRDHRKPLWTLLMFQLWYEQWIG, from the coding sequence TTGAGTTACGCTGAACCGGCGGGAGCGACGGCGAGGCGGGATGCGGGCGAAGGAGCCGGCGGCGGCATGTGTGGGATCGCGGGATTCGTGAACGGGGGCGGGCGAGAGGCCGATCGGTCGACGATCGAGGCCATGACCGCGAGTCTCGCCCACCGCGGCCCGGACGGCGACGGCGTGCACGTCGCGGGACCGGTGGCCCTGGGGCATCGGCGGCTCTCGATCATCGACGTCGAGGGCGGCGCCCAGCCGTTGCCCAACGAGGACGACTCGATCTGGATCGTCTACAACGGCGAGCTGTACAACGAGCCCGACCTCAAGCCCGGCCTGGAGGCGAAGGGCCACCGCTATCGGACTCGCTGCGACACTGAGACCTTCGTCCACCTCTACGAGGAGGAGGGCGAGGCGTTCGTCGAGCGTCTCAACGGGATGTACGCCCTGGCGATCTGGGACGGCCCCCGGCGGAGGCTGGTGCTGGCCCGCGACCGCATGGGGCAGAAGCCGCTCTACTACGCTGAGCTTCCCGGCGGCGGTCTGGCGTTCGGCTCCGAGCCCAAGGCTCTGCTCAAGCATCCCGAGGTCTCCCGCGAACTCGATCGCGACGGCCTGGCCCGTTATTTGTTTTATGAGTATGTGCCTGCGCCTTATTCCATCTGGCGGGGTGCGAAGAAGCTCCCGCGCGGGCATGTGCTGGTCTGGGAGGAGGGCCGCGTCCGGGTCTCGCGGTTCTTCCCGAGGGCCGGCGACCCGCGTGATCCGTCGCCCCCGTCCTTCGAGGAGGCGGCCTCGCGGTTCTGGGGCTCGTTCCGCGACTCGGTCGCCCGGCATCGGCGTTCCGACGTCCCGCTGGGGGTCTTCCTGTCGGGGGGCGTCGATTCGTCGAGCGTCGCCGCGGCGCTCTGCGAGGTCGAGCCGGCGGCGAACGTCCATACGTTCTCGATCGGCTTCGAGGACCCCAGCTTCGACGAGAGCGGCCCGGCGCGGGAGGTCGCGAAGTTCCTGGGGACCGATCACCATGAGCGGGTCTTCTCCATCGAGCAAATGATGGACCTCTTGCCTCAGGTCGCCGGCTGGCTCGACGAACCGTTCGGCGACGCTTCGATCCTCCCCACGCATTTGCTGAGCCGATTCGCCCGGGAGCACGTCACGGTGGCCCTCGGCGGTGACGGGGCCGACGAGTTGATCGCCGGCTATCCGACCTTCAAGGCCGAGCGCGCCGCCCGCGTTTTCCGAAGCCTCCCCCGCCCCGCCCGGGCGCTGGCCGAGGCGGCCGTCGGCCGCTTGCCGGTGGACCACCGCAACTTCTCGTTCGACTTCAAGCTCAAGCAGTTCCTCCGAGGGGCCGCCGAGGCCCCCGCCCTGGCCCACCAGCGCTGGTTGGGCTCATACTCCGGTCCCGAGCTGGGCCGGTTGCTGATCGACGGGCCGCTCGACGTCGAGGCCGAGCATCAGGCTCTCGCTGACCGGATCGCGGCTGAGATTCCCGGCGACCCCCTGGGGCTTTCGCTGGAGCTATACCAGGAGACGTACCTCCCCGAGGACATCCTGACGAAGGTCGACCGCGCGAGCATGGCTTGCAGCCTGGAAGTCCGGGCCCCGTTTCTCGACGCCGACCTGGTGGACGAGATCCGCTCGCTCCCCTCGTCGTACAAGTACGGCAAGGGGACGACCAAGCGGCTGCTCAAACGGGCGGCGGTGGGTCGGGTGCCGGACTCGATCCTCAGGCGGTCGAAGAAGGGCTTCGGCATTCCCGTCGCCCGCTGGCTGCGAGGTCCGCTCACCCCGCTCGTCGACCGCCTCCTGAACCCCGACCGCATCCGGGCCCAGGGCCTCTTCCGTCCCGAGGAGGTCGCCCGCCGAGTCGCCGAGCACCGCGACGGCTCGCGCGACCATCGCAAGCCCCTCTGGACGCTGCTCATGTTCCAGCTCTGGTACGAACAATGGATCGGATGA